CATGAATTTCATATAAGGCTCTGAAAATTTATAAATCCCATCGTAAATAGTGTTAATAGTATGACATTTGTAATAGCATGAgttaaatccaaatttaaaattatgtAAACACCTCAAAATGGTAAATAGTgaatgtaataattttttttttaaatgatactGAAAGTGAAAGCAACGAAATCACAAGTGCATAGAATAAACTTCCGATAATccatataaaattttgatttagtttgcataattttttcaaaactaATGCCCAACCCACGTATTATCCACAATGTCTTCTCCCttagaacaaaaaatataaataaattatgagATGTTAATAAACAACAAACAATTATAGTTGGATCTTCTCTCTTGACTGCTGTAGAAGTCTGGGTAAAACTACCAAACAAGTTGCTTGTAAAAGATAGTACATAGACCCTAGAAGCTTTTCGGAGACGAAATGAATATACCTtcttttacattaaaaaaaaattatcttaccTTCTTTCGTAAGATATTGGTATGACCTTCTTCTCTTGCTAGTGTAGAGATACATTGGAGTCCAATTTCTCCTAATGTTTATTAATTGATTCTCCAACAAGAAAAGTCTACAATCATATATCTAAATGTATCCTCCTGAATAGATGTTATTTACTGGCATCTCATTATTTGATCATTTAAGTTGGACAATGCGTCTAGAGTCACGACGTTTAAGGCATGAAACAGGTTTTCATTTTGTTAATTAATTCTGCTGCTATGATTGATGACCTTGCTATCACATGATAGGTGACAATCATGACAGAAAAATTAATCAGTGGTGGAAGACCTACCTTAGGACTTAACGTCATATCTTTAGACACATTATCCAACTCAAATGATTCATGTGTTGCTCTAATAAAGTTAAGTTTGAATATGGTAATTGCTAACAAAGTAAAATGTTATCTTACCTTTTGTCTCTCTTTTAAATCATAGTTTAGAATCTCATGGTCctgattttctctttttatctcATTCAAATCAAGGAATTCAATTGTCTAGTGGTAAAGGCAGAGCTAACTACAGTGGAGAGTCTAGACCTATATTCCTCTTTTATACTCTCAAACGTCTCCTCTAACAattctttcattttccttccaATATTCACTGcctgtcaaattttttttttttaagactcgTCTGTTTTTGTTCTCTCAATCATTTACTCATTAATTTAAAccaatatatatgtatatatatatatagagagagagagatgtaccTATGaggaagaactgaagaagataATAGTGGGGATATAAGTGTTTATCGTGAACATGATATAAGACAAAAACCTTCTCGACCTTGAGTGATTAATTCTTCTATCATGAATAACAACTATAATGAGTTTATGATCTCTGATACCGCATGACATCAATCAGTCATGAGAGCGGAATTAATCAGTAGATGAAGAACCCATTTACTTCAGTACTTCTATAGAGCAGACAAAAATGTTTAATGATAAACAAAGATTTGCATGGTCAACTTCGCACCTTTCTCTTCAATGatgtctgttttttttttttaatcaaaaaatCGTTAAAAAGCTTATGCTTGTTTTGGAATTTGTATAAGAGAGCAATATTCTAAAATTTGGGATTGGTATGACTTTTTTACTAATGGTACCCTAGAAAAACTTTTCCTGAGTGATACAGTGTctcaaaaaaattagaagagtgCGTACATTGTATCAAAAAATTTCGAAGGGTGATACGGTTGATTAGATTATCACACCTATTCTCGAAACCAAGGAAGTTGATAGCTCTTAAAAACCCCCACTTCAAGTTTATCATAAGCCTTAGTCACATCAAGTTTTATTGTCGCAATtccagatttttctttttttcgtcTTAGATAGTGAAAAATTTCTTGGGCAATAATAATGTTATCAACGATTTTCGGCCAGGGATAAAAGCAGCTTGGCAAGGTGAAATAAATTTGTAAAGGTGAGATTTAAGTCTGATAACCAGTATTTTAGCTACAAACTTGTAAGTTACATTGTACAAGCATATATAGGTCTAAAATCTTAGACACGACATGTGTTATCTTTTTTTGAGATAATACAAATTAGAGTATGATTGGTGCCTTGGGTTAATGAGCCATAGCAAAAGAAATCAGAAATAAATTAACAAATATCAATACCTAAGAGTTCCCAAAAAATTTATCGTTGACAATGGATTTAGTGGCATGACATTAGGATCTAAGGTCTTCCTCCCATTGATTAATTCATCTACCATGATTGTTGGCTATCATATGGTGTCAGAGTTCATAAACTCATGATAGCCATCAATCATgggcatagttagcaaattcggattcgggaattattcggacggagaattattcggaataattcggacgattaatttaaggattcggtcaaaaaagcggtcaaaaaatcttattggggtttttttttattttttaaattgttttttttatttttttattttttatttttggttttttttttaataatgtttaaatggaccgaataattcggtttaattcggattcggtccgaattattcgcgaattatattcatttttgaaaaagtcgcgaattttaaagaattttattttaaattcggattcggtccaaatttttgataaaattctttaaaattcggttcggccgaataattcgcgaattattcggccgaattgctaactatgatcATGGGTGCGGGATAATCAATGAGTGGAAGATCTACCTCAGGTCCTAATGCCATGCCTCTAAACACTAAATTGGTTGTGCCTATGACTCTATCCCTTATTCAAAGTCATTCCATCCATATTTATTTCCAAGTTAGGGTCTCAAAGAGAATTCCACAAATGGGAAAATGTCTCTCGTTAAGCCATTAGAACAATAAATGATCAAGATTAGTCCAATAGACATATATCAAAGATTAGAGCATGCAATTAAGGTAATCTTAGtatcttatttattaatttgtGCTATAAGAAAGCTATTTATCTGTATTAATCCTTAAAGCATGCAATTAAGGTAAATCTTAGTGCTTCTAATTATAAAACGGTGCTTCCTAACTTTGGTATTGCCTCTCAAAAGGTCAAGGAGCATTACAAGAAAAGTTCAAGAAAGTGTCAAAGCAAGCTAAACAATTGCCCaagtaaacccaaaaccgaCTGGAACCTTTTGTTAAATATGTTTGGTTGAAGGTCAAGGAGCATACTGAATACTATCCGGTTGTTCGAAGTGTGAGGGTCGCACCTGATGGGTTTTCAATCAGTACCGACCACTAAAAAAGAGTCCAATTTAAGCCCCACCCAAAAGAACCCGATTAAACCCAATTGTTGCtgataaatttaaatgatttttttggtgTAAGAAGCAGACACTTGCCCAGAGATGAATCAATCTAAACCTTTATAACCCACGAGCCCTTTCACATTAGTCAAGTGTTTAATTCGTAGAACATTAAGATCAATGCTTAGACTATTGTCTTGGTAATACTGACCtttgaaaatcaaagaattaATTAATAGCCCGTATAAGGCCCATTTAACCTAATTAGTGGTTGGTTGTTACCCCACTGACCAATTACAAATCATCCACAAGCCCTATCTTGATCGCCCATCTGCCAGATGGTCATGGGCCTTATGGCATTATCATATATCAATCCATgaaatttgggaaaaagaatgaCCCCTATGCCAGCATTAGGAATAATAACAGGGTGCAAATAAGCATCAACGACctaagaatacggtaagtattAGATCTtcctgggagatcagtgaggtgttcccacaaaaaatatgattaataCCAGCGGATTTTGAAGACCGatgagggtgtacaaactttagaCCTAGAGAGAAATTGCTGAACTAATTAttaacctccaactttcttAACATAGCACAAcgttttttaaaaccatgaggcccatgggccaaaaatgacaatattgtgcaaagttAACGGGACTGAGGTGTGACATCAATGGGGTGGGATTTTGATATTTCACAGAGGTAGGGGTCATTTCTCCCGTTATATTTAGGTGTAAGAGGTGCGAGACCAAGGAGTGAATGTTTTTCTCTCACAAATTGTTTAGACATATATGAACATGAGGCGTAGAATATTTGCTATTAAGTGGTAATGGTAATGATAAAGATAATAAAGCATCACCACTCACCAGTGATAATAAAACATGGATACATCTTTAGATTTAGGAACGCCATGTGGCAATAtttggaaattaaaaaattacGTACTACCAACCAGTGGAGATTACTGTAGAGGTGCATGGATATACACGAGACCGGGTATTGTTTTGCTACAAAGGGTAACTATTTAGGCTCCATTATAAAAGAAGGGTATACCTGGTGTACGAGGTTTCTGTATATATAAGGTTTGAAGGATGAGAATTACATAGTTTTGCCCCAAGAATGTCGAAAGGTTATTTTGACCACTTGACCATAACGTCATAACATACGTATTTTTACCGTTGGACCAAACACGACCCTTGCTGCGTTATAATGGTTGACAAACGTTGCAGATCTTCAATGGAATGAGCCTGACAGCACATGGTGGATTGGAATATAAGGATTTTTAATTCGATATCAATAttgaaaattaatatcaaaatcGTTTTGAATTACTATATCGAAGGAGATTCGGAACTATTTGACAATGTTGAATTATTAAAACCGTACCAAATACCATACCGCGAAATACCAAGTTTTTTATTATATGTatgtaaaatacaaaaaatagcAAAAATATTGTATCGAACCCATAATTATACTGAATAAAATCATATTTATATCAATTAAAAATCATATTAAAATCGTgtcaaatcaaaatcatatcATATAAACAAAAATTTCGATACAATACAATTTTGATAGCTACTCTTGATCTATTATACAATACAGATTTACAAATACTATATCGATTAACATCTTTGGGTTCAAGTCCAGATTCTCTACCCACGTAGGATATCGATGTTTCCCTACATAGGGAAGCACCAATGAAATACAATCTCCCTTATTTATGTCGGATCCAATTAGGGTGGACATTCAATTTCGTGGGTGCTCTCACATGCACCCCGTGGCCATGGGATCGATAATCCGGACTCGGTGGGTTCcattatttttagaaaaataaaggtGACAGAGAACTTTGCATAAAACGGAAACAAAACGTCATCCATCTGCCCTTTCCGTTTCAACAGATCAAACGGCCTTTTTATTACATGATCACATGGTAGGCCCCAATTTCCACAACGTAGAACcaaaaagtaacaaaataaaaacagacTAACCCCAATTTTAAAGGTGCAGACACAGATAGTAAATtctagatttaaaaaaaaaaaaaaaaaaaccctattccTACAATCCACTGGAACCGATCAACTTGGTGAGGCCAAAGGTTATAGCCATGGCCAGCCACCCACCAAACAACACCCTCCCACAAGACTTCCCCATAGGACCCTTTCCCAACACAGCCCCTACAGCTCCAAACGCCAACAAAGCCAAGCTTGATACCCCTACAACCATCCCCAACCTCACCTTATAATCCTTTATGAAAGAAGCTGCTAGCAGTGGCATCATGGCTCCAATGGAGAACGCAAGTGCAGATGCCGTCGCCGCCTGTATCGGGTTAGGCAGACTTTCTTTCTCGCTCTCTTCATTAATATTACTCTCTATTGCACCtgctctttctttctccctcttgaTCTGAGCCATCTCAATGTCTAGCTGCGAGTAAACGGACACGAACTCTCCTATTGCCATACTACAGGCACCAGCGACCAGCCCTGCGAAACCAGAGATGATCATGGCTTTGCTGTCTTGTCTAACAGCTCCAACTCCCATCATCAATGATGCAGTAGAGACTAACCCATCATTTGCTCCGAGGACTGCAGCTCGAAGCCATTGTGCCCTTTGGGAGTAGTccaactcctcctcctcctccttgggCTCTTCACTCATCTGTCTCTGATCAACATCGACGACCATGGAGATAGGTAGTTTAGCGTCAGAGAGGGCCATGGAGTAAAGATAACAAACAGAAGTACAAACACAGataggagatgaagaagaagagatatgAACGAGTGTGGAAGACACACGCCCTGAAGAAGGGTATTTATTGTGGAGATGGGGGTGGGATTATTTTATTGACTCGGATGTATTCTTCCATGCAATAGTGCAATGTGGGATGGTCTCATTTATAAACCTATCTCGAGTGATGAACAGAAATTGTTAATTTGGTATCGTTCAACATCAATCCTTGCTACCCCACCCCACCTcacctcaacccaacccaacccaacccaaatcaagaaaaaaaacaaaacaaaacaaaaaacaaaaaataaaaaactaatattGATAatgctcttattttatttattattattttgtagtattaaaaaaaaagttattttgcTAGACTTGGCAATACTTCCGacattttcacccaaaaaaaaaaaaaatgtacagcacacttaggctccgtttggtatcattctaaaaaaaacgtttttggagttttttcattatattggaatgaaaaaacggaatcttctgtttggtgcacttatggtccgtttctgtttttttggaacaaaaagtggaaaaaaaaaactgaaaaaacgagattggccGTCTTCCTaatttcgttccattttacaaaaaaagaaaaaaaagttcccgataaaaatctgaaattttgaaacaccattttttcgtttaaaaactatattttgacacagaaactgaaattttcatttttgacacgaaacggcgtttctggaacaaaaacgataccaaacgggctcttagtTATTTGTGTCACATAGCATATGATTGGGAAAGTTTCAACTGCATGGGTACATAGATTCTTTTTTTAACCAAGTTCCCTTAAGCCAATGTGAAGGAGAATCTTTTGACTGCAAGCTTCCCATGCATGTGAGAAGGTATTTTGAGGAACGTACTAAAATCTCATAGGGGTTATAAATCCTAAGATGGTATGGTGAGCCTTCTTAAGTGGTGGAAGAAAACTTTCTCTTTATTATAATAAATTGTGTCAAATTCAGTACTCTAACTCGCCGTATGATCTGCTTTTATAAGTTTAAATTTTAACTATATATCTTCTCAATGTTATAATTCAAATTAAACTGAAACCAATTTCATAGATATATAAGGAATGCTGGAAACAAACTCTTTACCAAATTTAAGCATTTGATGAGCTCCTATGAGACGGATAGAAATGAACCACTTGGCAATTAGCCTAGAAAAAATTGAAAGCTTGGCTAGCActcacttttcttttcttattgcttAACCAACTTTGATTGACTGAAATGGCTATCGCTATTATAGTGTAATGGGTTTTAAAGGCAGACAAGAGATGATCGTATGATCCACCAAAGGGTGGATAGAGGCTCCAAGCATAGTTCTTCTTGATTTTTATGAACaattaagctttcttatttTGGAATGAAGGCATCTTTTTAGGCAAGACCATATAGGGCTCTCTTTGGTTGCCTTAAAGGGTTATTCCCGTGGTGGAGACTGCTTTCAAGGTGGTCTAAGCTATAGCATTAGTAATTTCATCCTGAGCAAATTCAATTTTCTTGGGTTCAATATTATTGAACCATCCAATTGGTTCCAATTCAATATGGTCTGCTAAGCATCCAAACTTTTGGTTTTGATCCCTATATTTGTTGATTGTGGTCCATTAGCAAGGAAATCTCATCAAAATTCTTAAGAGAGTCTTAAGGAGTAATtagacaataaaaaaataattattgatCCAAATCTTATCAGATAAAACCCCTTCAGCCTATAGCGACAAAATGGTTCTTATATCCAGTCCAATATCTACCCGTATGGAGAGCGATCTCTAATTAGCTAGCAGTTGGGGAGCCAGCCAATGGTtcctcaagagagagagatggcataGGCTATGCCATCAGTACAGAGACCTTTTTcccatataaaaaatatttcccTTTCtgttatcaaaataaaaagaagatctcacttttttcaaaaataatggaaaataaaGGTTTTGTGAAGATGCTTTTGTTAAAGTATTCTGGTGAGTCCCATAATTTCCGTCAttagaatgaagaaaaagattaatccaaaatacaaaaaagtggTAATGCTTCAATGTAATTGGAAGCTTCACAATTAAAGCATGACCTAAAGTCTCTAACTTCAAAAAATGGATGAGATTCTATTCATATTAGTGTTACATAGTCAACTTTTTCTATCTTGTGGactgaaattttaaatttgaaatccATAAAGCAGATGGGGTAATCTCGAATTAGCCACCTATCAAATTAGGTGGTTTATTTTAATTGTATAATTCATCAtattatatcttttttcttaatttttaataattaaatttgacttcttcaaacaatttttaaaatcttctaGTAACAAGATTAGAAATTAGGTTGGTCTAAGATTAAATAATACCTGATTAAAAGATGATGATGTGAAAATATGTTTTCAATGTTTGGGCTCCAAGAATAATAAACATGGTAAAAACTATAAGATGTCTGTGTAGGAAGCAATTCTAAACCGTTGGTGTAAGAACCTTgctccctaattttttttttttaaataaaaggaaaagcatGATTAAATGATTAAGGAAAATCATTTCGGTTTCTTTAATTGTTATCTGGaaatattatttcttttttcttttttaaattccaACTTTCCAAGGCACAAACCCTAGAGTATATATCTACCCCAAAAGAAACCTTTTTATTGTATTTGGGATATATATAAATAACTATCACAGATTAGTGGATTATTTGATTTAAAGGGTTCCATAGATTGGGCGGGCCTATGCATTcttatattattatttgaaCACTTTGAGTAGCTAAGGAAGATGGTTTGCTGAATCGGAGAGCACTTGGGGCTGAGTGAGAATAAGATAAAAAGTGTTTGTTAATGGAGGGGAGTGTGGATTCCACAAGAAGGCCACCAATGACCATTCCAACTTACCTAATTCCAACCCAATAATGTCTTTGGTGCTTTCTCAGACATTCCTTTCCAGCATCCCACTCAAATCCCATAATGATTGTATGGCCTTAAGGGGGTCTGTATTCTACTTACCAAATGGAGTAAATCACTAAGAATTAAGCAAGGGTGTTGATAAATAATATTTCATTAATGGGATGATAAATCAAATCATTTGTTGACggttgatgtcttgtattctagaGATTGGGTTTGTAAGCTACTTTTGAAAGGTCATTAAAATCTCATACGGATTGAGGTTGAGGCTTGGGAAATTTGTATTTCTTTGTTGGGGGTAATTCGAAAATTTTGTATCTCTCTGTTTTCTTGTAAATTATTGGGATAGAGATTATTATTGTTACAGAAATTTCTTTGTAAACAaaaagaggtgtgaggaagagagCATGTAATTCTTATCTTTTGCTAACGAAACTGCTCTCATCTCTCCATAAGTATATATGGTAGATATCTTGTTGAATCATATAAATTCTTGCGCATTACGGTTGAGTGTAattgtttcttattttattaactaaaagaaggaaaaatggaaaatagaaCATGAATCGTAGTCCATTTGAAAAAGAATTGCAGGAATTAAAATGGAAGATATCTTCCAACTCAAATCAGAGCCCATACGTACGCATCCATTGAAGGAGTATTATGGCATTTAACCACATGTAGGCTTAATCTTATTACCATGAAAGATCCcccttttattctctctcatccTCCACATAAATTTAATTTCTTTCCCATTTCAAAAATCTCACATTCATGTGGCTTTTCCCTCCCATCCTGTCTCCATCCGTCCATCGAAATCTTTCCTAAAATCTCTTTGCCTTCTCTTATACGGATTCAACTATTATTCGtaatttcttttcctctttcttctcttaagCAGTTGAACTCCTTTCCTTCCTAAAGTTTCTATTATGTATCAACTACGTATCATATGATTACGGTTTCATTTAAATTTAGACATTTTCCATTCTTCTTTCTATCTAACTGACAATCTTCCCCAtcacctctttcttctcttgtctGTTTCACTAAAGTTATTAAACAATTAGGATAAATCATGCTATATTTCATATGTGTACTCAAATAATGCAATAGACAATCACActttttgataatgacatattttttaattatttttaaaatcctatTTTACTTGTAACTAAAATAACTTTGGAAAATAGATTAGgaacaatcaaaagaaagtgTCAAGTTAGACAATCCCAATTAAGTAAACACATACAAGTTATATATTCTAAAAATACTCTATTTTTGtatacatttcttttttaattgcaCTTTCTCGCTTTCCTATAagtgtggatcaagtcctcttacgagaatgattctcgtacggtGTTTGATTTACACATGAACTCCATTCAGaataaaaccaattaaaagaagagagagattaagtagAGTCCAAGTGTAAATCAAACACCGTACGAGAATCGATCATTCTCGTACGAGGAGTTGATCCGCACTCCATTACTTtggctttctctctcttacGTTCCCTAACTTCTTAAGCTGCATTTGGTTACTTTATTAATTGAACAAAATGATAATAAGTGCAAAGGTTGAGCGCATCGCTAGCTGTCATGGAGTCAACAGTTCAACCAATGGGGGACTATGATGGGAGAGCTATGGGGACATTTCTACGGGGAAGAAAAGACACAAACAGATACGGTAAAAAAGAATTACAGATTTACTGGTAACCAGATAGTTTTTAATTACATTCCTTaagatgtaattattttttcccCAATGTTCTCTTACTTGCACAATCAAAGGATCATTATCcaattattcctttttttttcctaaggtAGTGGGAGAAATTAAAGAACCAAACATAGCATTAATGTCCCACACCCTCATTCTTATTTGTGAAAGTAAACTCGAACCGCCAAAACCAAATTATTCATGCATCAGCTTCTTTACCTTCTTATTCCCATAAACGTTTCACTGTAAACTCTAAGTACTAAAACTGcacataccttttttttttttgggtgaaaattaTGACTGTTTAAACAAGTTCGGGATAAATATACATGTAGTGGGCTTAGTTATGTTACTTGACACTCTActtcatctctttctttctttcttcttttctcttttttgacAATTTTCTCAAGAGTTATGGTCCAtttgtgcattgcatcatttcaaGTATTTCAGagttttgtttaaaaaaaaaaatttgcacaaAAAATATTCTGCAAATCAACAGATAAAGCCTTTAATAATGCTCATTAGTAAGAAAGGAGGATGGATTTGTGTAGAACTCTATCACAAATTTACTTGAAAATGCAACAAGTACACACATCACATGACAAAAAAGTTGAATCTTATAACTGGACACTATCTTTAGGATCATAAATGCCCGATATGGTGAAACCAAGAATATGAAAATCATCACCCAAAATTATCAATCCTATAAATCCCatagtagtaaaaaaaaaaaggaaaatagagagagaggaatgcTTTGAAGAGACTTGCCCACATACGTAGAGACAAGATTCACAACCACATTATTGGAGTGTAGAGAGACTTTCCTTCATAGGTTTCCACCCATAGTCcccattttgatttttaaaccatTATTTACTCTCGTCCATATTCGATGTTGGATTAGATATTCCCACTACTTAACCTTCGACCTCACCAAAATTGTCTTCTATTGACTTTTGAACTGTTAGATCGGAATCCCAAGTTAAGATCAAACGTTATGAGTTGTAGGATAAAGAATGGTTATAATTTGTTCTCCACAaattataattaatttaatGACTATACTGGGAGTCAATTTTCCACTGCAATCTTCTCCACATTGATGAACTAATGAGTTGTGGAAAATAAGATTTTCACGCTCCATGAATGCATCGATTGGTCCTTGAGAAAGTTGAAATTTCTCGGAAGGAGTAAGGACGGTGTTTGTGGGCTTAAGGTGGAACAACCATGGCCcattacctttcaccccattttgaaaatttggtCTAATGGGCCCCAAATGAGAATCCACTAACCGTCTTGTCATGGCCAGATGTCAAAGCATCCTTCTTGTGGCAAAAAATAGCATTACTCTTCTTTCTGATAGATTAAAGTTCGAAAATGCCCTTATCTTCATTATGGTACTACTAATCTTATGACACTAAAGTTGTGGGTGTTTCGGGCATGGGATGAGGATTCAGATCGGATCGGCAGGTATCCGCCATCATTGGACGATATCATATCGGTGAATTGATCCGGGCAAAGCTGCAGATGATgggtaaaaaaattagaaacaaaaatatatttattaaatgaaaatcaaggataTTCTTGTCCGATATAGGCCAATTTAGATTGAATCGGATCAAGAATGGCTGAGACCAATCCGATATCTTAAACCATAGCTCCGGGTCAAAGGAAACTTTTTCCTTCAACAATTGAATGTGATGAAGCACCGCAATAGGGACATGTGGCCCATTGGAATTCCCAGTTTTATTGTCTGGTTTTTTCCCACTACACATTTCTCCTTATCGGAAAAGATCCTTCCACGACACCATGATGGTCACTGCCCAAAACAGCCACGCATTACTGTTGCATTGCAGCGCATACAGCACTTATGTTTGTTGAATAGAAAGGTAGGTCCACCTATTCAAGGCAACCACTCAAGAATGGTTAGGGTACAAGGTAtcaggatcctctccaacgTCTCAATGTGCATCGGACAGTTGGGAGGGTCTAGGGTCCATGTCCAGGTCTttcagccatccgatgctctTTGGGGCATTGGGTTCGTTGGAGAATAGCGGTTTTTTGAGCAACATACATAGGAGAGATCCAATGAGATGCAATAGAATAGCTTCATAAAATGTGGAtaaaagtaggggtgtcaattcgtggcccgacccgactaaaccgattgAGACcaaccgtttatagaccgggtCAGCCCGggccgtttattaaacgtgtcgggtttgagcccagcccgtttataaatggtcggtctcggttttgctaattggaccgtcgggcgcccgaccgaacAACGttcgaccgagaccggcctattgtgcaccgacttggcccgaccctttaatgattgtaaaatacctattttaccccccaaattaaagaataaaaactaaaaagtgaagacatgttcacattttaaataatggttatatttggtatcatttattgatttatttttatttttttgggcttgcatgagtgggccggaatataagagcacattttaaagagggcccgtttaaaaaccgattaaagctcgtttaacattaaacatgtccgtagcccggttaaggcccggctaaaacccgattaagatagcccgattataacccgaggccgaccgaccgaatataaagtgtaccatgccctcaataactaagcccgattagttaaatgggtggacacggtgtagcctttgaaagtcttcaagaccGATTAAACCCGATCGAAACTAGACcaacccgaccggttgaca
This genomic stretch from Macadamia integrifolia cultivar HAES 741 chromosome 2, SCU_Mint_v3, whole genome shotgun sequence harbors:
- the LOC122071982 gene encoding vacuolar iron transporter homolog 4-like, which codes for MALSDAKLPISMVVDVDQRQMSEEPKEEEEELDYSQRAQWLRAAVLGANDGLVSTASLMMGVGAVRQDSKAMIISGFAGLVAGACSMAIGEFVSVYSQLDIEMAQIKREKERAGAIESNINEESEKESLPNPIQAATASALAFSIGAMMPLLAASFIKDYKVRLGMVVGVSSLALLAFGAVGAVLGKGPMGKSCGRVLFGGWLAMAITFGLTKLIGSSGL